A genomic segment from Actinomadura hallensis encodes:
- the bla gene encoding class A beta-lactamase, with product MTNGTLRFGAGLGAAVLTLGVLTGCGGAATTAATPAPAVTARGSAASPSPTASAQAEVTERISRLEKTRGLRIGAYAVDTGTGRRVGHRADERFPFASTFKAMACGAVLRRARDSDPGLLDRVVRYGKGDLLAHSPVTEKHVKTGMTVADLCRATVTTSDNTAGNLILKEIGGPAGLTGFLRSLGDRVTRADRWEPGLNDWRPGEERDTTAPRPWADDLRALTVGDALAPEDRERLTGWLKATVTGEGRIRAGLPDGWTAGDKTGTGGTYGSANDIAVVWPPSGAPLVIAILTTGRDADAEPDERAIAETTAVLVDALRRD from the coding sequence ATGACCAACGGCACTCTGAGGTTCGGGGCGGGGCTGGGGGCCGCCGTCCTCACGCTCGGCGTCCTCACCGGCTGCGGCGGCGCGGCAACGACCGCCGCGACCCCGGCGCCGGCCGTCACGGCCCGGGGCAGTGCGGCGTCCCCATCGCCGACCGCATCGGCCCAGGCCGAGGTGACGGAGCGGATCAGCCGCCTGGAGAAGACGCGTGGCCTGCGCATCGGCGCCTACGCCGTCGACACCGGCACCGGACGCCGGGTCGGCCACCGGGCGGACGAGAGGTTCCCGTTCGCGTCGACGTTCAAGGCGATGGCGTGCGGCGCGGTCCTGCGCAGGGCCCGCGACTCCGACCCGGGGCTGCTCGACCGCGTCGTCCGGTACGGGAAGGGGGACCTCCTCGCGCACTCCCCCGTCACCGAGAAGCACGTGAAGACCGGCATGACCGTCGCGGACCTCTGCCGCGCGACGGTCACCACCAGCGACAACACCGCGGGCAACCTGATCCTGAAGGAGATCGGCGGCCCCGCCGGGCTCACCGGCTTCCTCCGCTCGCTCGGCGACCGGGTGACCCGCGCCGACCGCTGGGAGCCGGGCCTCAACGACTGGAGACCGGGTGAGGAACGCGACACGACCGCGCCGCGGCCCTGGGCGGACGACCTGCGCGCCCTCACCGTGGGCGACGCCCTCGCGCCCGAGGACCGCGAACGCCTGACCGGGTGGCTGAAGGCCACGGTGACCGGCGAAGGCCGCATCCGGGCGGGACTGCCGGACGGCTGGACGGCCGGCGACAAGACCGGCACCGGCGGGACCTATGGGTCGGCCAATGACATCGCGGTCGTCTGGCCGCCGTCCGGCGCCCCGCTCGTCATCGCGATCCTGACGACCGGGCGGGACGCCGACGCCGAGCCCGACGAGAGGGCCATCGCCGAGACCACCGCGGTCCTGGTCGACGCGCTGCGCCGGGACTGA
- a CDS encoding LysR family transcriptional regulator, producing MNVVGHLRCFVVVAEELHFGRAAERLGMAQPPLSQRVQRLERELGVRLFDRSSRRVRLTAPGRLLLDEARDILARVDRIYSVAERARRGEAGTVRVGVPSDLGGPIVAALIAAFRSRRPDLRLDLRETGTAGQIRALADGALDAGIVRHPCDSRGLGLGPMLGQPLGVLLPAGADLAAAPEVHLPDLQGRDLVVPPREEAPGAYDDLLAACRRHGYAPAAVHEARHPEFALGLVLAGTAVALSPRTEVTAGVTWRPLVGEPLAWRTSCVWRRAGDPDHLRAIGDFAEIATAVLRREAGMTPLDGVAPARRVVPRPDAGFLA from the coding sequence GTGAACGTCGTCGGACATCTGAGGTGCTTCGTCGTGGTGGCCGAGGAATTGCATTTCGGCCGCGCGGCGGAGCGGCTCGGGATGGCGCAGCCGCCGCTCAGCCAGCGCGTCCAGCGGCTGGAGCGCGAGCTCGGGGTGCGCCTGTTCGACCGGTCGAGCCGCAGGGTGCGGCTGACCGCTCCGGGGAGGCTGCTGCTGGACGAGGCCCGTGACATCCTCGCCCGCGTGGACCGCATCTACTCCGTCGCCGAGCGCGCCAGGCGCGGCGAGGCCGGCACCGTGCGCGTGGGGGTGCCGAGCGACCTCGGCGGCCCGATCGTCGCCGCGCTGATCGCCGCGTTCCGGTCCAGGCGTCCCGACCTCCGGCTCGACCTGCGGGAGACGGGGACGGCCGGGCAGATCCGCGCGCTGGCGGACGGTGCGCTGGACGCCGGGATCGTGCGGCACCCGTGCGACTCCCGCGGCCTCGGTCTCGGCCCGATGCTCGGCCAGCCGCTCGGCGTGCTGCTGCCCGCCGGCGCGGACCTCGCCGCCGCTCCCGAGGTGCACCTGCCCGACCTGCAGGGACGCGATCTGGTGGTGCCGCCGCGCGAGGAGGCCCCCGGCGCCTACGACGACCTCCTGGCGGCGTGCCGCAGGCACGGGTACGCGCCCGCGGCCGTCCACGAGGCGCGGCATCCGGAGTTCGCGCTGGGGCTCGTGCTCGCGGGGACGGCCGTGGCCCTCTCCCCCCGCACGGAGGTCACCGCCGGGGTGACGTGGCGCCCGCTGGTGGGGGAGCCGCTGGCGTGGCGGACGTCGTGCGTCTGGCGCCGGGCGGGCGACCCCGACCACCTGCGGGCGATCGGCGACTTCGCCGAGATCGCGACCGCCGTGCTGCGCCGGGAGGCGGGGATGACGCCGCTCGACGGCGTCGCGCCCGCGCGGCGGGTGGTGCCGCGGCCGGACGCGGGGTTCCTGGCATGA
- a CDS encoding penicillin-binding transpeptidase domain-containing protein: MHRSRVIVAVAVAVAVVVLGAGTVWFLRRGEDPEDTAERYLAAWTRGDLAAMKALVDKPPGDFEQRLTRMREEMAVTAQRYRVASMGDADDGEAKGAYAAELTLAGNRSFAYDGTMTLVERDGEWRVRWSPQLLHPELEEGHRLRTARDWPDRAPVLAADGSVLSDSPSGSARQLAGPLGTASAEAARELGPPYREGDAVGADGLHRQYERRLAGTPALAVQIVDAENREVKTLHRFGGADGEPLRTTIDPKVQAAAGEALADAEKPASMVALRASTGEILAVANKPGGYNRALMGQYPPGSTFKVVTAAALVAEGVGVNTRVPCPATTTIGGRSFRNYENEDFGRIPFREAFAHSCNTTFARLAVDRLGQKRLAEVAGQFGFNVPIIAGLPAVRAAFPGNEDDAAFASASFGQGKVLTSPLNMASVAAAAASGTWHSPRLVDTSLASQALDAKGRKPVPPKKLEPAVRRALQALMPAVVSEGTAADVGFPSGTAGKTGTAEFGSGEEPPTHAWFIGYRGDIAFAVIVEDGGTGAEAAAPIAAKFLKRL, translated from the coding sequence GTGCACCGATCCCGTGTGATCGTCGCCGTGGCCGTCGCGGTGGCGGTCGTCGTCCTGGGGGCCGGGACGGTGTGGTTCCTGCGCCGCGGCGAGGACCCCGAGGACACCGCCGAACGCTATCTCGCCGCCTGGACCCGCGGCGACCTCGCCGCGATGAAGGCGCTCGTCGACAAGCCGCCCGGCGACTTCGAGCAGCGCCTCACCCGGATGCGGGAGGAGATGGCCGTCACCGCCCAGCGCTACCGGGTCGCCTCCATGGGGGACGCGGACGACGGGGAGGCGAAGGGCGCCTACGCCGCCGAGCTGACGCTGGCCGGCAACCGGTCCTTCGCGTACGACGGGACGATGACGCTCGTCGAGCGGGACGGGGAATGGCGAGTCCGGTGGTCACCGCAGCTGCTGCACCCCGAGCTGGAGGAGGGGCACCGGCTCCGCACGGCCCGCGACTGGCCCGACCGCGCGCCGGTCCTCGCGGCCGACGGCAGCGTCCTGAGCGACTCGCCGTCCGGGTCCGCCCGCCAGCTCGCCGGGCCGCTCGGGACCGCGTCCGCCGAGGCCGCGCGGGAGCTCGGCCCGCCCTACCGGGAGGGCGACGCGGTCGGCGCGGACGGCCTGCACCGGCAGTACGAGCGCCGCCTCGCCGGGACGCCCGCGCTCGCCGTGCAGATCGTCGACGCCGAGAACCGGGAGGTGAAGACGCTGCACCGGTTCGGCGGCGCCGACGGCGAACCGCTGAGGACGACCATCGACCCGAAGGTGCAGGCCGCGGCGGGGGAGGCCCTGGCCGACGCGGAGAAGCCCGCGTCCATGGTGGCGCTGCGCGCGTCCACCGGCGAGATCCTCGCCGTCGCCAACAAGCCCGGCGGCTACAACCGCGCCCTCATGGGCCAGTACCCGCCCGGCTCCACGTTCAAGGTCGTCACCGCCGCCGCCCTCGTCGCGGAGGGGGTGGGCGTGAACACGCGCGTCCCCTGCCCGGCCACCACCACGATCGGCGGCCGCTCGTTCCGCAACTACGAGAACGAGGACTTCGGGCGCATCCCGTTCCGGGAGGCGTTCGCGCACTCGTGCAACACCACGTTCGCGAGGCTCGCCGTGGACAGGCTCGGCCAGAAGCGGCTCGCCGAGGTCGCGGGCCAGTTCGGCTTCAACGTCCCGATCATCGCGGGGCTCCCCGCCGTGCGCGCCGCGTTCCCCGGCAACGAGGACGACGCCGCGTTCGCGTCCGCGTCCTTCGGTCAGGGCAAGGTGCTGACCAGCCCGCTCAACATGGCGAGCGTCGCCGCCGCGGCCGCCTCGGGCACCTGGCACTCGCCCCGCCTGGTCGACACCTCGCTGGCGTCGCAGGCCCTCGACGCGAAGGGGCGCAAACCCGTGCCGCCGAAGAAGCTGGAACCCGCCGTCAGGAGGGCGCTGCAGGCGCTGATGCCCGCCGTCGTCAGCGAGGGCACCGCGGCCGACGTCGGCTTCCCCTCCGGCACCGCGGGCAAGACGGGGACCGCCGAGTTCGGATCGGGCGAGGAGCCGCCGACCCACGCCTGGTTCATCGGCTACCGCGGGGACATCGCCTTCGCGGTCATCGTCGAGGACGGCGGCACCGGCGCCGAAGCCGCCGCCCCCATCGCCGCGAAGTTCCTCAAGCGGCTGTGA
- a CDS encoding MFS transporter, which produces MRGYVVFLRRPYAARLLGGTLLGRLPNGMGMLAVVLHIRADGGGYPLAGTLAAVLGLATAAGQPVLGRAMDRLGQPVVLIPAACASAAGFAALAATGASPLPLAVLAVLLAGFGTPPLEAGLRALWPDVLDGQEQVDAAYALDAAAQELLFTVGPLLVVAAAVVNTEAALLLTGAFGIAGTLVVAMSGPSRRWRPQPRAADWAGPLRSPGLRVLLLSLACAGIALGVYAVAVVAYAERDGRDLASGLLLACMAGGALAGGLVYGARPWAGEPHRRLPWLLAALAAGYVPLALAPALPVMAVLAFASGVFLAPVLACSFALVDRLAPAGTVTEAFAWVVAAVGAGGSLGSLVAGIGQDLGGVPGAFAGAGAGGVLALALCLLGVRTLRPRAALAVTAEAAA; this is translated from the coding sequence ATGCGCGGCTACGTCGTCTTCCTGCGCCGGCCGTACGCCGCGCGGCTCCTCGGCGGCACCCTCCTCGGCCGGCTGCCCAACGGGATGGGGATGCTCGCCGTCGTCCTCCACATCCGTGCCGACGGCGGCGGCTACCCCCTCGCCGGGACGCTCGCCGCCGTCCTCGGCCTCGCCACCGCCGCCGGCCAGCCCGTCCTCGGCCGCGCCATGGACCGGCTCGGCCAGCCCGTCGTCCTCATCCCCGCCGCCTGCGCCTCCGCCGCGGGCTTCGCCGCCCTCGCCGCGACCGGGGCGAGCCCGCTGCCGCTCGCCGTCCTCGCGGTGCTCCTCGCCGGGTTCGGAACCCCGCCGCTGGAGGCCGGGCTGCGCGCCCTATGGCCCGACGTCCTCGACGGCCAGGAACAGGTCGACGCCGCGTACGCCCTCGACGCCGCCGCCCAGGAACTCCTCTTCACCGTCGGCCCGTTGCTCGTCGTCGCCGCCGCCGTCGTGAACACCGAGGCCGCGCTGCTGCTCACCGGCGCGTTCGGCATCGCCGGAACACTGGTCGTCGCGATGTCCGGACCGTCGCGCCGATGGCGGCCGCAGCCCCGCGCCGCCGACTGGGCCGGGCCGCTCCGCTCACCCGGCCTGCGCGTCCTGCTGCTGTCGCTCGCCTGCGCCGGGATCGCCCTCGGCGTCTACGCCGTCGCCGTCGTCGCCTACGCCGAACGGGACGGCCGGGACCTGGCATCCGGGCTGCTGCTCGCGTGCATGGCGGGCGGCGCGCTGGCCGGCGGCCTCGTCTACGGCGCCCGGCCGTGGGCGGGCGAACCGCACCGCCGCCTGCCGTGGCTGCTCGCCGCGCTCGCCGCCGGATACGTCCCGCTCGCCCTCGCGCCCGCCCTGCCGGTCATGGCGGTGCTCGCGTTCGCCAGCGGCGTGTTCCTCGCGCCCGTCCTGGCGTGCAGCTTCGCGCTCGTCGACCGCCTCGCCCCCGCCGGGACCGTCACCGAGGCGTTCGCATGGGTCGTGGCCGCGGTCGGCGCCGGCGGCTCCCTCGGCTCACTCGTCGCCGGGATCGGGCAGGACCTCGGGGGCGTCCCCGGCGCGTTCGCCGGAGCCGGCGCCGGCGGCGTCCTCGCCCTGGCGCTCTGCCTGCTCGGCGTCCGGACGCTGCGGCCCCGCGCGGCACTGGCCGTCACCGCCGAGGCCGCCGCCTGA
- a CDS encoding AAA family ATPase, with translation MRLPEHLELLLTDEPVLDVYAYGPWRVPDGLFEEIAARIDELAADPRAADLTTDEHKLLTLPAPLVTAEIFGILAFLPGGGAIKAGSFSQLPERLLYRHLVNPGPLSTRMTRWDAPGGRWRPPVDWLIEAPDRELAIELARDCLSVLEGIEPLEERRKALLRLYDDAPDCDVNLPKMELREHWHAHAGDDIVAAVPELLGPVGYLEWVCAGLLAAYEVLTEAAPRDESFETHLIQLLLQGSMEHVPAELAVALGEDRYHELHRRFPAERRGFKAGAWQERTRAWLLRALVVGAADACRGWLDMAMRFIAIVQGLPGDPWFPKAECIPVGQFQTDLRRLYAPRRRVVNPLTETLKSIRERRESEKGSAGGEAAGRAELATSLVEQPEVVAALEELTRGDGPVRLLIAGPDGTGKRDAAQELGRALALARDPHWITDNLLTGLRLADAVAKLHADARDCAGERLLIIESLDGIVTDPGNGEAIAAELHRLLAVHPDLHLVALCDAGGEERIREINPALPQRFRIARTRPFTARGHAELFRRALDARGARGTRQAIEAAGELLAATPPMQTLRNARLAPHLADLVVGAARARAEAAGGGAGGAARGGTDDAATLVIRKQDIPEKLDTSDADGDPLAELRDLTGLENVKHEIALLVTGTHAARLRAESGLKVTPPTRHMVFTGNPGTGKTMVARLLGRIYKRLGVLSSGHLVEASRAHLVGEYIGQTAPRTRRLVERALGGVLFIDEAYTLTQSPLKGDYGHEAIAELVKLMEDHRDDLVVIVAGYQQEMEEFLAANPGLDSRFPKQIHFPDYTDDELITLFGRLAAADGFRLAPGTEDVLRAMLRRAPRGPSFGNGRLMRNMLDVAVANQADRVASAAVEAGRDDGAGRGDGAGRGDGAGRKDGAGRKGGKGRGAAKAPAKKDLVTITPDDLPPLLDHPEEFFGLYL, from the coding sequence TTGCGGCTGCCGGAGCATCTGGAGCTACTGCTCACCGACGAGCCGGTGCTCGACGTCTACGCGTACGGTCCGTGGCGCGTCCCGGACGGGCTCTTCGAGGAGATAGCGGCGCGGATCGACGAGCTGGCGGCCGATCCGCGCGCCGCGGATCTGACGACCGACGAGCACAAGCTCCTGACGCTGCCCGCGCCGCTGGTCACCGCGGAGATCTTCGGGATCCTGGCGTTCCTGCCGGGCGGTGGCGCGATCAAGGCGGGTTCGTTCTCGCAGCTTCCCGAGCGGCTGCTGTACAGGCACCTGGTGAACCCGGGCCCGCTGAGCACCCGGATGACCCGCTGGGACGCGCCGGGCGGGCGGTGGCGGCCGCCGGTGGACTGGCTGATCGAGGCGCCCGACCGGGAGCTGGCGATCGAGCTGGCCCGCGACTGCCTGTCGGTCCTGGAGGGCATCGAGCCGCTGGAGGAGCGCCGCAAGGCGCTGCTGCGGCTGTACGACGACGCGCCCGACTGCGACGTGAACCTGCCGAAGATGGAGCTGCGGGAGCACTGGCACGCGCACGCCGGCGACGACATCGTCGCGGCGGTGCCGGAGCTGCTCGGCCCCGTCGGCTACCTGGAGTGGGTGTGCGCGGGGCTGCTGGCGGCCTACGAGGTCCTGACGGAGGCGGCGCCGCGCGACGAGAGCTTCGAGACCCACCTGATCCAGCTGCTGCTGCAGGGCAGCATGGAGCACGTCCCGGCGGAGCTGGCGGTCGCGCTCGGCGAGGACCGGTACCACGAGCTGCACCGGCGGTTCCCCGCCGAGCGCCGCGGGTTCAAGGCGGGCGCCTGGCAGGAGCGGACCCGCGCGTGGCTCCTGCGGGCGCTGGTGGTGGGCGCGGCGGACGCGTGCCGCGGCTGGCTCGACATGGCGATGCGGTTCATCGCGATCGTCCAGGGGCTGCCGGGCGACCCGTGGTTCCCGAAGGCCGAGTGCATCCCGGTCGGCCAGTTCCAGACCGACCTGCGCCGCCTGTACGCGCCGCGGCGCCGCGTGGTGAACCCGCTCACGGAGACGCTGAAGAGCATCCGCGAGCGCCGGGAGTCCGAGAAGGGCTCGGCCGGCGGGGAGGCGGCGGGCCGGGCGGAGCTCGCGACCTCGCTGGTGGAGCAGCCCGAGGTGGTCGCGGCGCTGGAGGAGCTGACCCGCGGGGACGGGCCCGTCCGGCTGCTGATCGCCGGGCCGGACGGCACCGGCAAGCGCGACGCCGCGCAGGAGCTCGGCCGGGCGCTGGCCCTCGCCCGCGACCCGCACTGGATCACCGACAACCTGCTCACCGGCCTGCGGCTCGCGGACGCGGTCGCCAAGCTGCACGCCGACGCCCGCGACTGCGCGGGCGAGCGGCTCCTGATCATCGAGTCGCTGGACGGCATCGTCACCGACCCCGGCAACGGGGAGGCGATCGCGGCGGAGCTGCACCGGCTGCTGGCCGTCCACCCCGACCTGCATCTGGTGGCGCTGTGCGACGCGGGCGGCGAGGAGCGGATCCGGGAGATCAACCCCGCGCTCCCGCAGCGGTTCCGGATCGCGCGGACGCGGCCGTTCACGGCGCGGGGCCACGCCGAGCTGTTCCGCCGCGCGCTGGACGCCCGCGGCGCCCGCGGCACCCGGCAGGCGATCGAGGCGGCGGGCGAGCTGCTGGCCGCGACCCCGCCGATGCAGACGCTCCGCAACGCCCGCCTGGCGCCCCATCTCGCCGACCTGGTCGTCGGCGCGGCCCGCGCCCGCGCCGAGGCGGCGGGCGGCGGGGCGGGCGGCGCCGCACGGGGCGGGACGGACGACGCGGCGACGCTGGTCATCCGCAAACAGGACATCCCCGAGAAGCTGGACACCTCGGACGCCGACGGCGACCCGCTCGCGGAGCTGCGCGACCTCACCGGCCTGGAGAACGTCAAGCACGAGATCGCGCTGCTCGTCACCGGGACGCACGCGGCGCGGCTGCGCGCCGAGTCCGGGCTGAAGGTCACCCCGCCGACGCGGCACATGGTGTTCACCGGCAACCCGGGGACCGGCAAGACGATGGTGGCGCGGCTGCTCGGCCGCATCTACAAGCGGCTCGGCGTGCTGTCGTCCGGGCATCTGGTCGAGGCGTCCCGCGCGCACCTCGTCGGCGAGTACATCGGGCAGACCGCGCCCCGCACCCGCCGGCTGGTGGAACGCGCGCTCGGCGGGGTCCTGTTCATCGACGAGGCGTACACGCTCACCCAGTCGCCGCTGAAGGGCGACTACGGGCACGAGGCGATCGCCGAGCTGGTGAAGCTGATGGAGGACCACCGCGACGACCTCGTGGTCATCGTGGCCGGGTACCAGCAGGAGATGGAGGAGTTCCTCGCCGCCAACCCGGGCCTGGACTCCCGCTTCCCCAAGCAGATCCACTTCCCCGACTACACCGACGACGAGCTGATCACGCTGTTCGGGAGGCTCGCGGCCGCGGACGGCTTCCGGCTCGCGCCCGGCACCGAGGACGTCCTGCGGGCGATGCTGCGCCGCGCTCCCCGCGGCCCGTCGTTCGGCAACGGGCGGCTGATGCGGAACATGCTGGACGTGGCGGTCGCGAACCAGGCCGACCGCGTGGCGTCCGCCGCGGTCGAGGCCGGCCGGGACGACGGGGCCGGCCGTGGCGACGGGGCCGGCCGTGGCGACGGGGCGGGCCGGAAGGACGGGGCCGGCCGGAAGGGCGGCAAGGGCCGCGGGGCCGCGAAGGCCCCCGCCAAGAAGGACCTCGTCACGATCACGCCCGACGACCTGCCGCCCCTCCTCGACCACCCGGAGGAGTTCTTCGGCCTGTACCTGTGA
- a CDS encoding amidase: MGGFFTGRTLADIARSLRSGAETPAGLLAGALESVDPDLNAFVTVDPDGAAAAAERAGEELAAGYDRGPLHGVPVAVKDIIDVAGLPTGMGSAHFDGHVAEADALCVTMLRDAGAVIVGKTGTHEFAYGGTGDVSVNGPVRNPRDRERMPGGSSSGSAAAVAAGTVPLALGTDTGGSVRIPAAFCGIAGFKPPYGAIPTGGVFPLAVSFDHVGVMAATADDCRIAYRALTGPEEAVPSPAGGGAPHGGPRVAWIEPEGADPDVERAVRALFPDAPSERIDLTGIRAAFRAVQDAEAYDVHAERVAEAPNLYQPPTLRRLERAAGTPGWRYLRALREREAHERDVAELLDRYDVLALPTVPITAPKIGETEGPLGPHIQTVISLTCPWNLLGLPALSVPAGTVNGLPVGAQLVTRRGAESLLFDAAARLSSGA, encoded by the coding sequence ATGGGCGGGTTCTTCACCGGGCGGACGCTGGCGGACATCGCGCGAAGCCTGCGATCCGGCGCCGAGACGCCGGCGGGACTGCTGGCGGGGGCCCTGGAGTCGGTGGACCCCGACCTGAACGCCTTCGTGACCGTCGACCCCGACGGCGCCGCGGCCGCCGCCGAACGGGCCGGCGAAGAGCTTGCGGCCGGTTACGACCGGGGGCCGCTGCACGGCGTCCCGGTCGCGGTGAAGGACATCATCGACGTCGCGGGCCTCCCGACCGGCATGGGATCGGCGCACTTCGACGGCCATGTCGCCGAGGCCGACGCGCTCTGCGTCACGATGCTCCGCGACGCCGGCGCGGTGATCGTCGGCAAGACCGGGACCCACGAGTTCGCCTACGGCGGCACCGGCGACGTGTCGGTGAACGGGCCGGTCCGCAACCCGCGCGACCGGGAGCGGATGCCGGGCGGCTCCAGCAGCGGCAGCGCCGCCGCCGTCGCCGCCGGGACGGTCCCGCTCGCGCTCGGCACCGACACCGGCGGGTCGGTGCGGATCCCCGCCGCGTTCTGCGGGATCGCCGGGTTCAAGCCCCCGTACGGCGCGATCCCGACCGGCGGCGTGTTCCCCCTGGCGGTGTCGTTCGACCACGTCGGCGTCATGGCCGCGACCGCCGACGACTGCCGCATCGCCTACCGGGCGCTCACCGGGCCGGAGGAGGCCGTCCCGTCGCCCGCCGGCGGAGGCGCCCCGCACGGCGGGCCCCGCGTCGCGTGGATCGAGCCGGAGGGGGCCGACCCGGACGTGGAACGCGCCGTCCGCGCGCTGTTCCCGGACGCGCCGTCCGAGCGGATCGACCTGACCGGGATCCGCGCCGCCTTCCGCGCCGTCCAGGACGCCGAGGCCTACGACGTGCACGCCGAGCGGGTCGCGGAGGCGCCGAACCTGTACCAGCCGCCGACGCTGCGGCGCCTGGAGCGCGCCGCCGGCACGCCCGGCTGGCGCTACCTGCGCGCCCTCCGCGAACGGGAGGCCCACGAGCGGGACGTCGCCGAACTCCTCGACCGCTACGACGTGCTGGCGCTGCCCACCGTCCCGATCACCGCCCCGAAGATCGGCGAGACGGAGGGGCCGCTGGGCCCGCACATCCAGACGGTGATCAGCCTCACCTGCCCCTGGAACCTGCTCGGCCTGCCCGCGCTGAGCGTCCCGGCCGGCACCGTGAACGGCCTCCCGGTCGGCGCGCAGCTGGTCACCCGCCGCGGCGCCGAGTCGCTGCTGTTCGACGCCGCCGCGCGCCTCTCCTCCGGCGCCTGA
- a CDS encoding LacI family DNA-binding transcriptional regulator: MASGGRPTSKDVAQEAGVSQSTVSLVLGGKWEGRVSPATARCVRDAAARLGYRPNLAARNLRLGMTRTVLLMVPTLTAPFFGPVYTGAARVAARHGFGVVVSTWPDDAVRSADSPFAAPDEAIDGILASSVAVEALGEFRDTPAVMLDSGPADGAPCGPVPTVDFGVADGMAAIAAHLAALGHLRYGHVAAGVDQWTFRARADALAAAVSALPGGHLTRATCAIEVASARDAAGRLLDAPDPPTVLVCDDDLIAAGAYKAARARGLDIPADLSVTGFDDVLLATALEPELTTVRLPAEELGAQGMALLLDLLSGGSPEPRVLPGELVVRDSTAPPARRNRNRPT, translated from the coding sequence TTGGCGTCAGGCGGCCGTCCCACCAGCAAGGACGTGGCCCAGGAGGCGGGAGTCTCGCAGTCCACGGTCTCGCTCGTGCTGGGCGGGAAGTGGGAGGGCCGGGTCTCCCCCGCCACCGCGCGCTGCGTCCGCGACGCCGCCGCGCGCCTCGGCTACCGCCCCAACCTGGCGGCCCGGAACCTGCGGCTCGGCATGACCCGGACCGTCCTGCTGATGGTCCCGACCCTCACCGCGCCGTTCTTCGGGCCCGTCTACACCGGCGCGGCGCGGGTCGCGGCCCGGCACGGCTTCGGCGTCGTCGTCTCGACCTGGCCGGACGACGCGGTCCGTTCCGCCGACAGCCCGTTCGCCGCGCCCGACGAGGCGATCGACGGGATCCTCGCGTCCTCGGTCGCCGTGGAGGCGCTCGGCGAGTTCCGGGACACGCCCGCGGTGATGCTCGACAGCGGCCCCGCCGACGGCGCGCCGTGCGGGCCCGTCCCCACGGTCGACTTCGGCGTCGCCGACGGCATGGCCGCGATCGCCGCGCACCTGGCTGCCCTCGGCCACCTCCGGTACGGGCACGTGGCCGCCGGCGTCGACCAGTGGACGTTCCGCGCCCGCGCCGACGCCCTCGCCGCCGCCGTCTCGGCCCTGCCCGGCGGACACCTGACCCGGGCGACCTGCGCCATCGAGGTCGCCTCGGCCAGGGACGCCGCCGGACGGCTCCTGGACGCCCCGGACCCGCCGACCGTGCTCGTCTGCGACGACGACCTGATCGCCGCGGGCGCCTACAAGGCGGCGCGGGCCCGCGGCCTGGACATCCCCGCCGACCTGTCGGTGACCGGCTTCGACGACGTGCTGCTCGCGACCGCGCTGGAGCCCGAGCTGACCACCGTCCGGCTTCCCGCCGAGGAGCTGGGCGCGCAGGGCATGGCGCTGCTGCTCGACCTGCTGTCCGGCGGTTCGCCGGAGCCTCGCGTCCTGCCGGGCGAGCTGGTCGTCCGCGACTCCACGGCCCCGCCCGCCAGGCGGAACCGGAACCGGCCGACCTGA
- a CDS encoding serine hydrolase, with product MSEADRGVTERIEEEFRSAGVTGWLHVVDMDSGREVAVRADEPVVLASVFKVPLLVAFHRLAAEGRLDPAEQVALPPRERTAGPTGISGMRDEVRMSLRDLTFLMITVSDNAAADAVLDRVGRDAVNATAAALGLRDTVVEVSGRELHESLLADAGAATFAEVWSRLDEPGVMERLRALDPLRTSRSTPRDMTRLLSMIWRDEAAPPGECGEMRRLFGLQVWPHRLASGFPFDDVVVSGKTGTLPTLRNEVGAVEYPDGGRYAVAVFTRSPLPVAVLPQADAVIGTAARLAVEALRRP from the coding sequence ATGAGCGAAGCGGACCGGGGCGTGACCGAGCGGATCGAGGAGGAGTTCCGGTCGGCGGGCGTGACCGGGTGGCTGCACGTGGTGGACATGGACAGCGGGCGGGAGGTCGCGGTCCGGGCCGACGAGCCGGTGGTGCTCGCCTCGGTGTTCAAGGTGCCGTTGCTCGTCGCGTTCCACCGGCTGGCCGCGGAGGGGCGGCTCGACCCGGCCGAGCAGGTCGCGCTGCCGCCGCGGGAGCGCACCGCCGGGCCGACGGGGATCTCCGGGATGCGGGACGAGGTGCGCATGTCGCTGCGCGACCTGACCTTCCTGATGATCACCGTGAGCGACAACGCGGCGGCCGACGCCGTCCTCGACCGGGTCGGCCGGGACGCGGTGAACGCGACGGCCGCCGCGCTGGGGCTGCGCGACACGGTCGTGGAGGTCAGCGGCCGCGAGCTGCACGAGTCGCTGCTGGCCGACGCGGGCGCGGCCACCTTCGCGGAGGTGTGGTCCCGGCTGGACGAGCCCGGCGTGATGGAGCGGCTGCGGGCGCTCGACCCGCTCCGCACGAGCCGCAGCACGCCCCGCGACATGACCCGGCTGCTGTCGATGATCTGGCGGGACGAGGCGGCGCCGCCGGGCGAGTGCGGGGAGATGCGGCGGCTGTTCGGCCTGCAGGTGTGGCCGCACCGGCTGGCGTCCGGGTTCCCGTTCGACGACGTGGTGGTGAGCGGGAAGACGGGGACGCTGCCGACGCTGCGCAACGAGGTCGGCGCGGTCGAGTACCCGGACGGGGGCCGGTACGCGGTCGCGGTCTTCACCCGGTCGCCGCTGCCGGTCGCCGTCCTGCCGCAGGCGGACGCCGTCATCGGCACCGCCGCGCGGCTCGCGGTCGAGGCGCTGCGCCGCCCCTGA